A region from the Aegilops tauschii subsp. strangulata cultivar AL8/78 chromosome 5, Aet v6.0, whole genome shotgun sequence genome encodes:
- the LOC109741385 gene encoding ubiquitin-like protein 5 produces MIEVVLNDRLGKKVRVKCNEDDTIGDLKKLVAAQTGTRPEKIRIQKWYTIYKDHITLGDYEIHDGMGLELYYN; encoded by the coding sequence ATGATCGAGGTGGTGCTGAACGACAGGCTGGGGAAGAAGGTGCGGGTGAAGTGCAACGAGGACGACACCATCGGCGACCTGAAGAAGCTCGTCGCGGCGCAGACGGGAACCAGGCCCGAGAAGATCCGCATCCAGAAGTGGTACACCATCTACAAGGACCACATCACCCTCGGCGACTACGAGATCCACGACGGCATGGGCCTCGAGCTCTACTACAACTAG